One Microcaecilia unicolor chromosome 8, aMicUni1.1, whole genome shotgun sequence DNA window includes the following coding sequences:
- the LOC115475437 gene encoding AP-5 complex subunit zeta-1-like, whose amino-acid sequence MFTAGAENYLRQAREIQDEELQKFCVRIAAFLQQQDLGSETVDNLQRLYLIASATKYDKKLERKFLEHLQCVLCLPKASLQVQVLCTAILREVSPSELVTLSFDQIHDTKLLSLVSSILLAQGCNNNALTIGNRIAKMMESRLPEGQSLRHLLPVLSKLTNVFPASLSDDQTNLINKKLVDWLRYASIHQGIGQLSGGFFSSPRTKLPGPITEVDGAIATDFFTVLSIGHRYTEDQWLNMQAFSMLRKWLLCYGTDSTSTANSDDKSEVDGSVMSMVSATSTSSRLLPPKERLREKAFEYCQRLIDQSNRKAVKKSDADLQKACLIEAVSIMDIVCRQDCSYVYRALSFLKTVHVRICQDLTLAPALLPIAQFFLNHSEMAAVDAEAVYRHLFTRIPAELFYQPLLAFEFIHFCRNNARFFVQNIGLFRRSFPNLLKFLAWNSPGLVSDFVEFLPSLIGPDTVIEIFHSLLDLPCLAAALELQHRSRSAPASEKVLMESAVHPASSMEAFRHPHYGSLFQYLLRREARPGDTVDSKFHLLRQILGDMAGCPRVMQCIETVPVLLQLFFKVVAEFADGVLINQLVLVLLDRSSQLYSVPKFQTDVHRVMSSQLLSLCKLHPSVIVEQSKELLEFSGTVTNIQNKETFFTYVVWAIGEYLSVSYDKRCTVDQINKFFEVLEALLFEITQLRSSAGVPKCSPRLITVLMTTLTKLASRSQDLIPRVLLYLSKMRSCVQSSAMISMYGEEDSEEVLIRAAELMNLLKMPNVAQFVLSPSAEVNNVRYHRDANVSLPLAMRTVTQLLQKDSGFGPG is encoded by the exons ATGTTCACAGCGGGAGCGGAAAATTACCTGCGGCAGGCCAG gGAGATCCAGGATGAGGAGCTGCAAAAGTTCTGTGTCAGGATCGCggctttccttcagcagcaggaCCTGGGCAGTGAAACTGTCGATAACCTGCAAAGACTTTACCTCATCGCCTCCGCCACCAAGTATGACAAAAA ATTGGAAAGGAAGTTTCTGGAGCATTTGCAGTGTGTGTTGTGTTTGCCAAAGGCCTCACTGCAGGTTCAGGTATTGtgcacagccattttgagagagGTGTCTCCTAGTGAGCTTGTGACCCTATCATTTGACCAGATTCATGACACAAAGCTACTGAGCTTGGTGTCTTCAATCTTACTGGCACAG GGTTGTAATAATAATGCACTAACTATTGGAAATCGTATTGCAAAGATGATGGAAAGTAGACTTCCTGAGGGCCAGAGTTTACGACACCTCCTCCCAGTCCTTTCCAAACTTACCAACGTTTTCCCAGCAAGCCTGAGTGATG ATCAGACTAATCTAATTAATAAAAAGCTAGTAGACTGGCTGAGGTACGCGAGCATCCATCAAGGAATTGGCCAGCTATCTGGGGGCTTTTTCTCCAGTCCAAGAACCAAGCTG CCTGGGCCCATCACAGAGGTGGATGGAGCAATTGCCACAGACTTTTTCACAGTGCTGTCCATAGGTCACCGTTACACGGAAGATCAGTGGCTGAACATGCAGGCCTTTTCCATGCTGCGAAAGTGGCTGCTGTGTTACGGGACTGACAGCACCAGCACAGCAAACTCTG ATGATAAATCAGAGGTTGATGGTTCAGTCATGTCCATGGTTTCTGCCACATCTACTTCTAGCCGCTTGCTTCCACCGAAGGAACGTCTGCGAGAAAAAGCCTTTGAGTATTGCCAACGGCTCATTGATCAAAGCAACAGGA AGGCTGTAAAGAAATCAGATGCAGATCTACAGAAAGCT TGTCTGATTGAGGCTGTCAGCATCATGGATATTGTGTGCAGACAGGACTGCTCCTACGTGTACCGGGCACTTTCTTTCCTGAAGACTGTACACGTAAGAATCTGCCAGGACCTCACCTTGGCCCCAGCGTTGCTTCCAATTGCCCAGTTCTTCTTAAACCACA GTGAGATGGCTGCGGTTGATGCAGAGGCTGTTTACAGGCACTTATTCACCCGCATTCCTGCTGAGCTCTTCTACCAGCCTTTGCTGGCCTTCGAATTTATTCATTTCTGCAGGAATAATGCCAGATTCTTTGTTCAGAATATTGGTCTCTTTAGACGGAGTTTCCCAAACCTCCTGAAG TTCCTAGCGTGGAACAGCCCAGGCTTAGTCTCGGACTTCGTGGAATTCCTTCCTTCCCTGATTGGGCCGGACACTGTAATTGAGATCTTCCATTCGCTGCTCGACTTGCCATGCTTGGCCGCTGCGCTGGAGCTGCAGCATCG TTCTCGGTCTGCTCCTGCATCGGAGAAAGTCCTTATGGAATCTGCTGTGCATCCAGCAAGTTCCATGGAGGCCTTCCGCCACCCACACTACGGCAGCCTGTTTCAGTACCTACTGCGCCGTGAAGCTAGGCCCGGTGACACTGTTGACAG CAAATTCCATTTGCTTCGCCAGATATTGGGAGATATGGCCGGCTGCCCTCGAGTGATGCAGTGTATCGAAACGGTCCCTGTCCTGTTGCAGCTGTTCTTTAAGGTGGTAGCAGAG TTTGCAGATGGCGTTCTGATAAACCAGCTGGTGTTGGTGCTGTTGGACAGGAGCAGCCAGCTGTACAGTGTACCCAAGTTCCAGACTGATGTGCATAG AGtgatgagctcccagctgctgagTTTATGTAAACTGCACCCTTCTGTGATAGTGGAACAATCCAAGGAGTTGTTGGAGTTTTCTGGAACTGTTACCAATATTCAGAATAAGGAAACTTTCTTCACCTATGTG GTGTGGGCCATTGGCGAATACCTGTCAGTTTCATATGATAAAAGGTGCACCGTGGACCAGATCAACAAGTTCTTTGAAGTCCTGGAAGCGCTGCTGTTTGAAATCACACAATTGCGCTCTTCAGCCGGCGTTCCCAAGTGTTCTCCGAGACTCATTACTGTCCTTATGACAACACTGACCAAGCTGGCATCTCGCAGCCAGGACCTTATACCCAG AGTGTTACTCTATCTGTCCAAGATGAGGTCCTGTGTGCAGAGTTCTGCAATGATCTCGATGTACGGTGAGGAAGACAGCGAGGAAGTCCTCATCCGAGCAGCTGAACTAATGAACCTGTTGAAAATGCCTAACGTTGCCCAGTTTGTATTGAGCCCATCAGCTGAAGTCAACAATGTGCGATATCATCGGGATGCCAACGTCTCCCTGCCTCTTGCTATGAGAACCGTCACTCAGCTTTTACAGAAGGACTCTGGCTTTGGACCGGGATGA